The following are encoded together in the Candidatus Babeliales bacterium genome:
- a CDS encoding ankyrin repeat domain-containing protein, with amino-acid sequence MIKKILLLLLALCESNNVYGASGLPSRGGRSLGSSGLQRVRRGAVSVSCAFLNEQMFNTIEHGWLDIVQGVERLLAAGADVNAVKARTQETALHLAVQKGWVALVSLLLAKGANVHFSDAQGRTPMAWAQRLFFDEGREEIICLLVRYGASKD; translated from the coding sequence ATGATCAAGAAAATACTTTTGTTACTGCTGGCTTTGTGTGAGAGTAACAACGTTTATGGAGCTTCTGGCTTGCCAAGTCGCGGTGGTCGTAGTTTAGGGTCTAGTGGGTTGCAAAGAGTACGGAGAGGAGCAGTTTCTGTTTCATGTGCATTTTTAAATGAGCAAATGTTTAATACCATTGAACATGGTTGGCTTGACATTGTGCAGGGCGTTGAGCGTTTGCTTGCGGCGGGTGCTGACGTTAATGCGGTTAAAGCAAGAACACAAGAGACTGCGTTGCATCTTGCCGTACAAAAAGGCTGGGTTGCTTTGGTTTCACTTCTTTTGGCAAAAGGTGCCAACGTTCATTTTTCTGATGCACAAGGTCGAACGCCAATGGCTTGGGCTCAGCGTTTGTTTTTTGATGAAGGGCGGGAAGAAATTATATGTTTGTTAGTTCGTTATGGTGCGAGCAAAGATTAG
- a CDS encoding ankyrin repeat domain-containing protein, translating to MLKKIMFISLILSVASVNNSVAYSGQQGHAPAFNAAVAFDHDELSRQLFREIRFFGRLEKFQELVGRGACIYALGQHERTCLHMAVIHARKDIVTYLIKSGADIQARDEFGCIPLHYAAQKDVDLLNLVFNKNFLEIKDKLGNTPLHKAAAALAVDCVKFLVDQKANTAPNHLDQKPIDLAVQHEEFLQAHVLRAKRVAVMELLLGRKLNDGEYPMAARQADHANHVVGGLYLIEE from the coding sequence ATGTTGAAAAAAATAATGTTTATTTCGTTGATTTTGTCTGTAGCTAGTGTGAACAACAGTGTAGCTTACAGTGGCCAGCAAGGCCATGCGCCAGCCTTTAATGCAGCAGTAGCGTTTGACCACGATGAGTTAAGCAGGCAATTGTTCAGAGAGATAAGATTTTTTGGCAGGCTAGAAAAGTTTCAGGAGCTTGTTGGGCGTGGAGCGTGCATTTACGCTCTTGGTCAGCATGAGCGTACTTGTTTACATATGGCGGTTATTCATGCTCGAAAAGACATTGTAACATATCTTATTAAGTCCGGTGCTGATATTCAAGCGCGTGATGAATTTGGCTGCATTCCGTTGCATTATGCTGCACAAAAAGATGTAGATTTGCTGAATTTGGTGTTCAATAAAAATTTTCTAGAAATTAAAGACAAGCTTGGCAATACACCCTTGCACAAAGCTGCTGCTGCTTTAGCGGTTGACTGTGTCAAATTTCTTGTTGATCAAAAAGCGAATACTGCACCTAATCATCTGGACCAAAAACCAATCGATTTAGCCGTACAGCATGAAGAGTTTTTGCAGGCTCATGTTTTACGTGCAAAGCGTGTTGCGGTAATGGAACTTTTACTAGGTCGCAAGCTTAACGATGGGGAGTATCCAATGGCAGCACGCCAAGCTGACCATGCCAATCATGTTGTTGGTGGCCTTTATTTGATTGAGGAGTAG
- a CDS encoding ankyrin repeat domain-containing protein — protein MLKKIVLVLTVLCVGFSSSQAAHHGRSKKNKKHVQTRRAPRIVAGSSGYSVYDLTNKLGEAVYQRDSVGLMRTYLKAGADADGYFQPRKPDDLVRCYEFPYNKSEHILKLAVWSGRSDVVALLLDYGAQVREGYLEKTAAQGDVDVACWLLERGADVNECEHVGGRLELGWTPLYAAVANRQLAMVKFLLSCCNIDVNVVRSSRLCAQKAFNPWGLIVKVGEGVPHGFRLLHDNISCTPLDCAEWLEETEIAEVLRQAGGKTAGQPKKQAIKYPELMWPDQFRY, from the coding sequence ATGCTTAAAAAAATAGTTTTAGTGTTAACAGTTTTGTGTGTTGGCTTTAGTTCCAGTCAAGCAGCCCATCACGGCAGATCCAAAAAAAATAAAAAGCACGTGCAAACGCGTCGTGCTCCTCGTATTGTTGCCGGGTCCAGTGGGTATAGTGTCTATGATCTTACTAACAAGCTTGGAGAGGCTGTTTATCAACGCGATAGCGTTGGTCTCATGCGTACTTATCTAAAGGCCGGGGCCGATGCCGATGGATATTTTCAACCGCGTAAACCTGACGATTTGGTACGTTGCTATGAATTTCCCTACAATAAGTCTGAGCACATTTTAAAACTGGCTGTATGGTCTGGCCGTTCTGATGTTGTGGCACTACTGCTCGATTATGGTGCGCAAGTTAGGGAAGGTTATTTGGAAAAAACTGCTGCTCAGGGAGATGTGGATGTGGCTTGTTGGCTGCTGGAGCGTGGAGCTGACGTTAATGAGTGCGAACATGTTGGAGGTCGCCTAGAATTGGGTTGGACTCCTTTGTATGCTGCTGTAGCGAACAGACAATTGGCCATGGTTAAGTTTCTGTTGAGTTGTTGCAACATCGACGTTAATGTAGTTCGATCTTCAAGGCTTTGCGCCCAGAAGGCCTTTAACCCGTGGGGCTTGATTGTGAAAGTGGGAGAAGGAGTGCCTCATGGTTTTAGACTGTTGCATGATAACATTTCATGTACGCCTCTCGACTGCGCAGAATGGTTGGAAGAAACCGAGATTGCCGAAGTGTTGAGGCAAGCAGGAGGCAAAACAGCAGGGCAGCCAAAAAAGCAAGCAATCAAGTATCCTGAATTGATGTGGCCTGACCAGTTTCGTTATTGA
- a CDS encoding ankyrin repeat domain-containing protein — MLKKIMFMSLVLCVGSSVHGAGALPDNGAAQAQLSSAEQCKLDEELQQAIKAGDGVLARELIAQGANINRQLQDGLLETLLHKAVKQCAEQCCSGVVSSGTPEDRLAKFKLLLELGANAQARDFMRWTPLHIAAQEGVQVYCELLLEAGADINAVDSTGATPAAYVDEDNVELISWFKSQGARVQRSALQVLLR; from the coding sequence ATGTTAAAAAAAATAATGTTTATGTCGTTAGTTTTGTGTGTTGGCAGTAGCGTTCATGGCGCTGGTGCTTTGCCAGATAATGGTGCAGCGCAGGCCCAGCTTTCATCAGCAGAACAGTGTAAGTTGGATGAGGAGTTGCAACAAGCTATCAAGGCCGGTGATGGGGTGTTAGCACGAGAGCTTATAGCGCAGGGAGCAAATATTAATCGTCAACTACAAGATGGCTTGCTGGAAACATTGCTTCATAAGGCAGTTAAGCAATGTGCTGAACAATGCTGTAGTGGTGTTGTGTCCTCTGGTACTCCAGAAGATCGTCTTGCTAAGTTTAAGCTTCTTCTCGAGCTTGGTGCCAATGCTCAAGCGCGTGATTTTATGCGTTGGACGCCGTTGCATATTGCTGCTCAGGAGGGTGTTCAAGTTTATTGTGAGCTCTTGCTGGAGGCGGGGGCCGATATCAATGCGGTAGATAGTACCGGTGCGACTCCCGCGGCGTATGTTGACGAAGATAATGTCGAACTGATTAGCTGGTTTAAATCTCAGGGCGCACGAGTGCAGCGAAGTGCTTTGCAGGTGCTGCTGCGGTAA
- a CDS encoding ankyrin repeat domain-containing protein has protein sequence MPKKIIVLIFVAVFCPGFFSSLSWLVQATGENASGHTILVLQRACVGADIFVDVEGLGGQDDVVDAHSDINALDNAGFTKLHRAVRGNNLFLVKLLMQSGARVDVAQDLERQTPLHLAILLDVPELDRVDFLALLLMGNGANIDQQDVYGNTILHYAAWYHAYELCKWLLEHGADGQICDAFGNTPFALYVQTNRFSLRIRSLRFLTSEVAKMVRLFLGPEVSDPMYRAKIRGILGRNWFPVRKKSFLE, from the coding sequence ATGCCAAAAAAAATTATAGTACTGATTTTTGTTGCAGTTTTTTGCCCAGGTTTTTTTAGTTCGCTTTCTTGGCTGGTCCAAGCAACTGGTGAAAATGCTTCAGGGCACACTATTTTAGTATTGCAAAGGGCTTGTGTCGGTGCAGATATTTTTGTTGATGTAGAGGGGCTGGGGGGGCAAGATGATGTCGTTGATGCACATAGTGACATCAATGCCCTGGACAATGCTGGATTTACCAAGTTACACCGTGCAGTACGGGGTAACAATTTGTTTTTGGTTAAATTACTCATGCAAAGTGGTGCTCGCGTTGATGTAGCTCAAGATCTTGAGCGGCAAACGCCGTTGCACCTAGCTATTTTATTGGACGTGCCAGAGCTTGATCGCGTTGACTTTTTGGCTTTGCTTTTGATGGGCAATGGTGCCAACATCGATCAGCAAGATGTGTATGGTAACACGATTTTGCATTACGCAGCGTGGTACCATGCCTACGAATTGTGTAAGTGGCTTTTGGAGCATGGTGCCGATGGCCAGATTTGTGATGCCTTTGGCAATACGCCTTTTGCCCTGTACGTACAGACGAATCGCTTCTCTTTGAGAATACGAAGCCTTCGTTTTTTGACCAGCGAAGTGGCAAAGATGGTGAGATTGTTTCTTGGCCCAGAGGTGAGCGATCCCATGTATCGGGCAAAAATCAGGGGCATTTTGGGTCGTAACTGGTTTCCTGTACGAAAAAAAAGTTTTTTGGAGTGA
- a CDS encoding ankyrin repeat domain-containing protein, which yields MLKKIMILLFVLFVCADLSGAAKRLMPEVSVETVRTPKRQRSLQGSDQPIMAQGDLTQAQKRALVSHCLRCAVMRKKQGNGVFLAVRKALEDGADPNVVCFVELGCKSYPLHLVVRSRFYAVAMAQLLLEHGAILEAEDKDGLTPLFFAVEHGNVKLVEFFLERGACVNVLSACGQTPLMRAVFYGDVYLVRLLLEHGASVNIVSKAGFTVFDYRASLAIQEMLQEARVVEEKKDQEIEVFRKNLMQAVFGD from the coding sequence ATGCTCAAAAAAATAATGATTTTGCTATTCGTTTTGTTTGTCTGTGCTGATTTAAGTGGAGCTGCCAAACGATTAATGCCTGAAGTATCAGTTGAAACGGTGCGTACGCCCAAGCGGCAACGAAGTCTTCAAGGTTCCGATCAGCCCATTATGGCGCAGGGTGATCTAACGCAGGCCCAAAAGCGTGCTTTGGTAAGCCATTGTCTGCGATGTGCGGTTATGCGCAAGAAGCAGGGCAATGGGGTTTTTTTGGCCGTTAGAAAAGCACTGGAAGATGGCGCTGATCCAAATGTTGTGTGTTTTGTGGAGCTCGGTTGTAAGAGCTATCCTTTGCACCTGGTTGTGCGTAGTCGTTTTTATGCTGTTGCGATGGCGCAGTTATTGCTCGAGCATGGTGCGATACTTGAAGCAGAGGACAAAGATGGGTTGACGCCACTTTTTTTTGCGGTAGAGCATGGCAATGTTAAGTTGGTGGAGTTTTTTTTAGAACGAGGAGCTTGCGTTAATGTGCTTAGTGCTTGCGGACAAACACCGTTAATGCGTGCGGTATTTTATGGAGACGTATATTTAGTGCGATTATTGCTCGAACATGGTGCTTCGGTAAACATTGTATCAAAAGCAGGGTTTACTGTTTTTGATTATCGAGCATCTCTTGCAATTCAAGAGATGCTTCAAGAGGCCAGGGTAGTTGAGGAAAAAAAAGATCAAGAGATTGAAGTGTTTAGAAAAAATCTTATGCAAGCGGTATTTGGCGATTAG
- a CDS encoding ankyrin repeat domain-containing protein: MFGTIILLIATLLVSDLFAAGRQRRVPEGDGWVRIENKWCKKKKLPSGSQEVLLPQVHETPLLAAQGAFVVTEEFVLKDAEPVRMHTMMHPDQRLLDALSLTIPRDSFRIAAVQAALEDGADPNIVCNGGTARPLHMLALDFDQGVVLAELLCKHGAALEAKNRAGHEPLHRAVESNNYPYAEFLLKQGANVNALSRSFHTPLFFAVSMNNLKMVELLLAYGASVMVQAADGRTVFSFGRIDDDIRKLLAEHYEKEKNKEQEIEAFREKLLSKVFGNDSEGDML; encoded by the coding sequence ATGTTTGGAACAATAATCTTATTAATTGCGACATTATTGGTGAGCGATCTTTTTGCAGCTGGACGCCAGCGACGAGTGCCCGAGGGCGATGGTTGGGTTAGGATTGAAAACAAGTGGTGCAAAAAAAAGAAGCTGCCTTCTGGGTCGCAAGAAGTTTTGCTACCTCAAGTGCATGAAACGCCGCTTTTGGCGGCACAAGGAGCTTTTGTAGTTACAGAAGAATTTGTACTTAAGGATGCTGAGCCAGTGCGCATGCATACCATGATGCATCCTGACCAACGGCTACTTGATGCTTTATCCTTAACCATCCCGCGTGATTCTTTTCGTATTGCAGCGGTACAAGCTGCTCTTGAAGATGGTGCTGATCCAAACATTGTGTGTAATGGTGGCACTGCGCGTCCTTTGCACATGCTTGCCTTGGACTTTGACCAAGGGGTTGTTCTTGCCGAGCTATTGTGCAAGCATGGCGCTGCTTTAGAGGCAAAAAATAGGGCAGGCCACGAGCCTCTTCATAGAGCAGTAGAGTCCAATAATTATCCTTATGCTGAATTTTTATTAAAACAAGGGGCCAATGTTAACGCGTTGAGCCGCAGTTTTCATACGCCGCTATTTTTTGCGGTAAGTATGAATAATTTAAAAATGGTTGAACTACTCCTTGCGTATGGCGCTTCAGTCATGGTGCAGGCGGCTGACGGGCGGACTGTTTTTAGTTTTGGCAGAATTGATGATGACATTAGAAAGTTGCTTGCTGAGCATTATGAAAAAGAGAAAAACAAAGAACAAGAAATTGAAGCATTTAGAGAAAAATTGCTGAGTAAAGTATTTGGTAACGATTCTGAAGGGGATATGTTGTGA
- a CDS encoding ankyrin repeat domain-containing protein: MLKKIMLMLLVLFVGISVHGASNSPNLDYDLHDAACKNDLAWVKKLVLEKKANVNGTCMPGWVTPLQNVVARPNPFASERKAVLEFLVAQGALVNIYDNLGWTPLHWAALCGGVEIVRLLLNAGALINAPDKNGYNNTPLHVATNPEVRALLIDRGADIIIKNAQGRMALEGRVWPVDKN; this comes from the coding sequence ATGCTTAAAAAAATAATGTTGATGTTGTTAGTTTTGTTTGTTGGGATCAGCGTACATGGTGCCTCCAACTCGCCAAATCTTGATTATGATCTTCATGATGCTGCTTGCAAGAATGATCTTGCGTGGGTTAAAAAACTTGTTCTTGAGAAAAAAGCGAATGTTAATGGTACCTGCATGCCTGGGTGGGTAACGCCGTTACAAAATGTTGTTGCAAGGCCAAATCCCTTTGCGTCAGAGCGCAAGGCCGTACTGGAGTTTCTTGTAGCCCAGGGTGCTTTGGTTAATATTTATGACAATTTAGGTTGGACGCCGCTGCATTGGGCTGCTCTGTGCGGTGGCGTTGAAATTGTTCGGTTACTGTTGAATGCAGGGGCTTTGATAAATGCGCCTGATAAAAATGGTTACAACAACACGCCGTTGCATGTGGCAACAAACCCAGAAGTTCGTGCACTTCTCATTGACCGTGGTGCTGATATTATCATTAAAAATGCGCAGGGAAGAATGGCCTTGGAAGGGCGCGTTTGGCCAGTAGATAAGAATTAA
- a CDS encoding ankyrin repeat domain-containing protein, whose translation MSLSAVLMTLALFSGSAYLSGAASKVDGEKLLSAAVRAGNVERAEIFLQQGADVNTLFYVEHCCYTPLVYSVLRKNKDMIALLLKYGAIIPEGLLSSVEITEEIKTLLMAVVTAEKIEEQRELQIQKLRRDLLRIFGLRLLTKKRPISRGNLFQEDEY comes from the coding sequence GTGAGTTTATCAGCAGTTTTAATGACGTTGGCATTGTTTTCTGGTAGTGCATATCTTTCTGGGGCTGCTAGTAAGGTAGACGGTGAGAAGTTACTCTCTGCTGCTGTCAGGGCTGGAAACGTTGAGAGAGCAGAAATTTTCTTGCAGCAGGGGGCTGACGTTAATACCTTGTTTTATGTTGAGCATTGTTGCTACACACCTCTTGTGTACTCAGTGTTACGTAAAAATAAAGATATGATTGCTCTGTTGTTGAAGTACGGTGCGATCATACCCGAGGGGCTGCTTTCTTCCGTTGAGATTACAGAGGAAATAAAAACATTGCTTATGGCCGTGGTGACGGCAGAAAAAATAGAAGAGCAACGAGAGCTGCAGATTCAAAAGTTGCGAAGGGACTTGTTGAGAATATTTGGTTTGCGGTTACTCACGAAAAAGAGACCAATTTCAAGGGGAAATTTGTTCCAAGAAGACGAGTATTAA
- a CDS encoding ankyrin repeat domain-containing protein — protein MIRKAIVAVCAIFLFGRLLSAGHELADDPAWESPVEFTGWQLPNARQLKALRVMRFQRTIAVFDVMQGGFFDAEERAKKFVRQGVVVNAIDAAGETLLHIAVRNASLEVVELLVERGARVDCKNLSGQTPFDLAQHLSWAGPAVREGIEFALVRGAEVQMLVSDDVEEVEEEWEEVDQ, from the coding sequence ATGATAAGAAAAGCTATAGTGGCTGTTTGTGCGATTTTTTTGTTTGGAAGGCTGCTGAGTGCGGGACATGAATTGGCTGATGATCCCGCGTGGGAGTCTCCCGTTGAATTCACAGGTTGGCAGTTGCCAAATGCTCGGCAACTCAAAGCGCTGCGTGTTATGAGATTTCAACGTACCATTGCGGTGTTTGATGTTATGCAAGGTGGTTTTTTTGATGCTGAAGAGCGAGCCAAAAAATTCGTTCGACAAGGAGTTGTTGTTAACGCTATCGATGCGGCAGGTGAGACGCTGTTGCACATTGCCGTGCGGAACGCGTCGCTTGAGGTAGTTGAGTTGCTTGTCGAAAGAGGTGCTCGTGTCGATTGCAAAAATCTTTCGGGGCAAACGCCATTCGATCTTGCCCAACATCTGAGTTGGGCAGGCCCTGCCGTACGTGAAGGCATTGAGTTTGCGCTCGTGCGTGGGGCTGAGGTGCAGATGCTGGTGAGTGATGATGTGGAAGAGGTAGAGGAAGAGTGGGAAGAAGTCGACCAGTAG
- a CDS encoding ankyrin repeat domain-containing protein, which yields MKKKIVLILLVLLVGNNCCGAAKVSWNREGGIWKKVSQPVRQRSKEEQRKLDEDLVHEMYAYMHGNKHDLSGARGLIEQGANVNFSYHGKPLLVAAAEWPNFVAVKLLLEHGACVDIRDCHNDTAVDNAASEGSVEILELLFAHGARCPQHILSYAVWSGKPNVMEFLLKCEKEPCTSRCPSRECGALQLYRAVCFGRIDVVALILRYGLENVHEFFWNGNAPLHEARTERMWALLVQAGADPMQKNKYGKTAQEIWDAGVEERKKSQTCSLQ from the coding sequence ATGAAGAAAAAAATAGTTTTGATACTGCTGGTGCTGCTTGTTGGCAACAACTGTTGTGGGGCGGCAAAAGTTAGTTGGAATAGAGAAGGTGGCATTTGGAAAAAAGTGTCGCAGCCAGTTCGCCAACGCTCCAAAGAAGAGCAACGCAAGCTTGATGAAGATCTTGTGCATGAAATGTATGCGTATATGCATGGTAACAAGCATGATTTGAGTGGAGCCCGTGGGCTTATTGAGCAAGGAGCAAATGTTAATTTTTCATACCATGGAAAGCCTCTTCTGGTAGCGGCCGCTGAGTGGCCCAATTTTGTTGCTGTCAAACTTTTGCTAGAACATGGGGCTTGTGTTGATATCAGGGATTGTCATAACGACACGGCAGTAGATAACGCGGCTAGCGAAGGGTCTGTTGAAATTCTGGAATTATTGTTTGCTCATGGGGCTCGTTGCCCGCAACATATTTTGTCTTATGCCGTATGGTCTGGAAAACCAAATGTTATGGAATTTTTGTTGAAGTGTGAGAAGGAACCATGTACTTCTCGGTGCCCTAGTCGCGAATGTGGTGCTCTTCAGCTCTATCGGGCAGTATGTTTTGGGCGCATTGATGTAGTTGCCCTCATTCTGCGCTATGGTCTTGAAAATGTTCATGAGTTCTTTTGGAACGGAAATGCACCGCTGCATGAGGCAAGGACTGAAAGGATGTGGGCGCTTCTTGTGCAAGCTGGGGCTGATCCAATGCAAAAAAATAAGTATGGAAAAACGGCTCAAGAGATCTGGGATGCTGGCGTTGAAGAAAGAAAAAAAAGTCAAACCTGCAGTCTTCAGTAG
- the miaB gene encoding tRNA (N6-isopentenyl adenosine(37)-C2)-methylthiotransferase MiaB gives MITFFFKTYGCQANVADSEEIAKFLKSLGCDDVPTEEEADLLIVNTCAVRDKAEQKLFSYLGRLSDIKRQSKPYVNIGVIGCVASYKKEEIYKRFDQVNFVYGAREDMKTFLAYLTDMVVKLETKKQLRNDEPETIVKSGGQDRNVKQYVQSKGLFSKAMPLFKKRLYDVKPFKTEKEMVASFINIMTGCNKFCKYCIVPFTRGREISYDMTEIIERVKHDIACGVKEITLIGQNVNSYRDPQTGADFSELLRRVAAIEGEFWVRWVSPHPQDMTMELFDVIAQHRDKIPPYVHFPVQSGSTRMLFEMGRNHTIELYLEQIEWLRSRLPDATISTDLIVGYPGETEEDYNQTMALLEKVRYDLVYSFIYSPRNYTPAAKLTDSTPAEVKTQRLEALQERQRVIARAKNDAHIGKIMKSLVEKRLPNGKLLARTEGNVRVLFDGDDALISSFVNLKINEAGVANMLGTLV, from the coding sequence GTGATTACCTTTTTTTTCAAAACTTACGGATGTCAGGCAAACGTTGCCGATTCTGAAGAAATAGCAAAATTTTTAAAGTCGTTGGGCTGCGATGACGTGCCAACGGAAGAAGAAGCCGATCTGCTGATTGTTAACACCTGCGCGGTGCGCGACAAAGCAGAGCAAAAGCTCTTTTCGTATCTTGGCCGTTTGAGCGATATTAAAAGACAAAGCAAGCCGTACGTTAACATTGGCGTTATTGGCTGTGTGGCAAGCTACAAAAAAGAAGAAATTTATAAGCGCTTTGACCAAGTAAATTTTGTTTACGGTGCGCGCGAAGATATGAAGACCTTTCTTGCGTATCTGACCGACATGGTGGTCAAGCTAGAAACTAAAAAACAATTGCGCAACGACGAGCCTGAAACGATTGTCAAATCTGGCGGACAAGACCGCAACGTAAAACAGTACGTTCAAAGTAAGGGCTTGTTTAGCAAAGCGATGCCGCTGTTTAAAAAGCGCTTGTACGATGTTAAGCCGTTCAAAACAGAAAAAGAGATGGTTGCATCGTTTATTAATATCATGACCGGCTGCAATAAGTTTTGTAAGTATTGCATTGTGCCGTTTACGCGTGGTCGTGAAATTAGTTACGACATGACCGAAATTATTGAGCGCGTGAAGCATGATATTGCTTGCGGTGTTAAAGAAATTACGTTGATTGGCCAAAACGTTAACTCATATCGTGACCCACAAACCGGTGCTGATTTTTCTGAGTTGCTGCGTCGCGTTGCTGCCATTGAAGGGGAGTTTTGGGTTCGTTGGGTCAGTCCGCATCCACAAGACATGACCATGGAGTTGTTTGATGTTATTGCCCAGCATCGTGACAAAATTCCGCCATACGTTCATTTTCCGGTTCAGTCCGGTTCTACTCGCATGCTGTTTGAAATGGGCCGCAATCATACGATTGAATTATATTTGGAACAAATTGAATGGCTGCGCAGCCGCCTGCCCGACGCTACTATTTCAACCGATTTAATTGTGGGCTACCCGGGCGAGACTGAAGAGGATTATAACCAGACCATGGCACTACTTGAAAAGGTTCGTTATGATCTGGTCTACTCATTTATTTACTCGCCGCGCAACTACACGCCGGCTGCAAAATTGACCGATTCTACGCCGGCTGAAGTTAAGACACAGCGTCTAGAAGCCCTGCAGGAGCGGCAACGCGTGATAGCGCGTGCAAAGAATGATGCGCATATTGGCAAAATCATGAAATCTTTAGTTGAAAAACGTCTACCAAATGGTAAACTTTTAGCAAGAACAGAAGGGAATGTTCGGGTTCTGTTTGATGGCGATGATGCGCTCATTAGCTCTTTTGTTAATTTAAAGATTAACGAAGCTGGTGTAGCAAATATGCTTGGAACGCTTGTATAA
- a CDS encoding ankyrin repeat domain-containing protein produces MKRIMLFLAGLFLNIGLYAAAEGDPYVPWYEKTEDYFRSPADDHAQLKVEQAAHSQIELWKMMEYGNPSPEGIRKLVRQGASLSFVHPFNGTILHHAIKYGQMEVVRLLIQLGAPVEARHIETGITPLFWAAIGGFPKITQILVDEGHANIEAKNSQGQTPLHGAARFLCKDVVAFLLSRGAQPDVVDAQGKTPFDLAAVAPGYNGDKRQVRTEIMEMLLGRELKPDEYPKAAAVADYDGLRRYQEAQNFWE; encoded by the coding sequence ATGAAAAGAATAATGCTTTTTCTCGCAGGTTTGTTTTTGAACATTGGGCTTTATGCGGCAGCTGAGGGCGACCCCTACGTGCCGTGGTACGAAAAAACAGAAGATTATTTTAGGTCCCCAGCTGACGACCATGCGCAGCTAAAAGTCGAGCAGGCCGCGCACAGTCAGATTGAGTTGTGGAAGATGATGGAATATGGAAATCCTTCGCCCGAGGGTATTAGAAAATTAGTGCGGCAAGGTGCTTCGCTTTCGTTTGTACATCCCTTTAACGGTACCATTTTGCATCATGCGATTAAATATGGCCAGATGGAGGTTGTTCGCTTGCTGATACAACTTGGGGCTCCTGTTGAGGCTCGCCACATAGAAACAGGCATAACTCCTTTATTTTGGGCTGCGATAGGTGGCTTCCCGAAAATTACACAAATTTTGGTTGATGAAGGGCATGCGAACATAGAGGCAAAAAATAGTCAAGGCCAAACGCCCTTACATGGAGCTGCCCGTTTTTTATGTAAAGATGTCGTTGCATTTTTACTGAGCAGAGGAGCACAGCCTGATGTTGTTGATGCCCAAGGCAAAACGCCTTTTGATTTGGCAGCAGTAGCTCCTGGGTACAATGGTGATAAGCGGCAAGTGCGTACAGAAATTATGGAAATGTTGCTGGGGCGTGAACTTAAGCCTGATGAGTATCCAAAAGCTGCAGCAGTCGCTGATTATGATGGGTTAAGGCGGTATCAAGAAGCGCAAAATTTTTGGGAATAA
- a CDS encoding ankyrin repeat domain-containing protein has product MIKKTFFCFTVLLAFSVSLNAGSLPKKLELSKKSEVKEKTPDQALYDALYKTNIFKSCSAQVEQALKDGADANKQYFHGSFGAFDYPLHLAAHFYNDGVMLTKLLLEHGAELEKFCNASQTPLFCAVKYRNLAVAQFLLEKGANVNTRSKWLSPLLVAVKNDDAAMVKLLLEWGASWKVWDEAGRTVFNVCQSLEVFSLLHAARAQNP; this is encoded by the coding sequence ATGATTAAAAAAACATTTTTTTGCTTCACGGTGTTACTTGCTTTCAGTGTTTCCCTTAACGCTGGTTCGCTTCCAAAAAAGCTTGAGTTATCAAAAAAATCTGAGGTTAAAGAAAAAACGCCTGATCAAGCGTTGTATGATGCGCTTTATAAGACCAATATTTTTAAAAGCTGTTCTGCTCAGGTTGAGCAAGCCTTGAAAGATGGAGCAGATGCCAATAAACAATATTTTCATGGATCTTTTGGCGCTTTTGATTACCCCTTGCATCTGGCTGCACATTTTTACAACGATGGCGTTATGTTAACCAAGCTTTTACTGGAGCATGGCGCTGAGCTAGAAAAGTTCTGCAATGCTAGCCAAACGCCACTTTTTTGTGCTGTTAAATATCGCAATCTGGCAGTAGCACAGTTTTTGTTAGAAAAAGGAGCGAATGTTAACACTCGGTCAAAATGGCTGTCACCGCTTTTGGTTGCCGTTAAAAATGATGATGCAGCGATGGTGAAACTTTTGCTTGAGTGGGGTGCAAGCTGGAAAGTGTGGGATGAAGCAGGAAGAACGGTATTTAATGTGTGTCAGAGTTTAGAGGTTTTTTCTTTGTTACATGCTGCTCGTGCACAAAACCCGTAG